A genomic segment from Truepera sp. encodes:
- the cmk gene encoding (d)CMP kinase, whose product MTVGGPAGSSGGFDAQPGARVVITIDGPAASGKSSAAKLLAQRLGIAYVSSGLLYRGATLVALRQGIDVADEGAILALLAEQDVRLHPEAGGNRVTVDWRDVTDELHTDAVDASVSVVAKHPRVRAWVNDRLREMGGSFVIDGRDMGTSVFPGALAKFYLTADPAVRAKRRAGERSTGVEAIATELSRRDERDKRQSVPAADAVVIDTGPLTLVEVVEQVLTAVLRVLPARTVNT is encoded by the coding sequence GTGACGGTCGGCGGCCCGGCGGGGTCTAGCGGCGGCTTCGACGCTCAGCCCGGGGCTCGCGTGGTGATCACCATCGACGGCCCCGCCGCTTCCGGGAAGTCGAGTGCCGCGAAGCTGTTGGCGCAGCGGCTGGGCATAGCCTACGTGTCGAGCGGCTTGCTATACCGCGGCGCGACCCTAGTGGCCTTGAGGCAGGGGATCGACGTAGCCGACGAGGGCGCGATACTCGCGCTGCTCGCGGAACAAGACGTGCGGCTGCACCCGGAAGCGGGCGGTAACCGCGTCACCGTCGATTGGCGCGACGTGACCGACGAGCTGCATACCGACGCGGTCGACGCGAGCGTGTCGGTAGTAGCCAAGCACCCGCGGGTTCGCGCCTGGGTCAACGACCGCTTGCGTGAGATGGGCGGCTCCTTCGTCATCGACGGACGCGACATGGGGACGAGCGTGTTCCCCGGCGCGTTGGCGAAATTCTACCTCACCGCCGATCCCGCCGTGCGGGCGAAGCGACGCGCCGGGGAGCGTTCGACGGGCGTGGAGGCCATCGCGACCGAACTCTCGAGGCGAGACGAGCGCGACAAGCGCCAATCCGTGCCCGCCGCCGACGCCGTGGTCATCGACACGGGCCCGTTGACCTTGGTGGAGGTCGTGGAGCAGGTGCTGACGGCCGTCCTCCGCGTGCTACCCGCCAGGACGGTCAACACTTGA
- a CDS encoding NAD(+)/NADH kinase has product MSESRHFTMAAPELRLVVIASTKHKPEAHPLARELGELLERAGATVIYDFVGTGRLEPRAKLSDLAVSVGGDGTLLAAARRLAGLEVPLMGVNLGKLGFLAEFGAEEALAYATSERAPAWPIREKMMLEVRIKGRPGVWHALNDVMLSQGVMTRLVRVRMRVDGAYATEYRADGLVVSTPVGSTAYSLSLGGPIIDHGLRALVVTPVAPHSLTNRPIVLPGSAEIGLEVLTRSDEIAMVIDGQERVDLEVGDTLLVTAAPRGLCLVSTGRRTAFDVLRHKLAWGEGPLPPLPET; this is encoded by the coding sequence TTGAGCGAGTCGCGCCACTTCACCATGGCGGCCCCCGAGTTGAGGCTCGTCGTGATCGCCAGCACCAAGCACAAGCCCGAGGCGCACCCGTTGGCGCGCGAACTCGGCGAGCTCCTCGAGCGCGCGGGAGCGACCGTGATCTACGATTTCGTGGGTACGGGTCGGCTGGAACCGCGGGCGAAGCTGTCGGACCTCGCCGTGTCGGTCGGCGGCGACGGCACACTGCTGGCAGCGGCCCGGCGCCTGGCCGGACTCGAAGTGCCCCTCATGGGGGTCAACCTGGGCAAGCTGGGGTTCCTGGCCGAGTTCGGCGCGGAGGAGGCGTTGGCCTACGCGACCTCCGAACGCGCCCCGGCCTGGCCGATCCGCGAGAAGATGATGCTCGAAGTCAGGATCAAGGGCCGGCCCGGCGTGTGGCACGCGCTCAACGACGTCATGCTCTCCCAAGGGGTCATGACGCGCCTCGTGCGCGTCCGCATGCGAGTCGACGGCGCCTACGCGACCGAGTACAGGGCCGACGGCCTCGTCGTCTCCACCCCGGTCGGCTCCACGGCGTACTCCCTCTCCCTCGGCGGCCCCATCATCGATCACGGGCTCCGCGCCCTCGTGGTCACGCCTGTCGCGCCACACAGCCTCACCAACCGGCCGATCGTGCTGCCCGGCTCGGCCGAGATCGGGCTCGAGGTCCTGACCAGGTCGGACGAGATAGCCATGGTGATCGACGGCCAGGAGCGGGTCGACCTCGAGGTCGGAGACACCCTCCTCGTGACCGCGGCGCCGCGAGGCCTCTGCCTCGTCTCGACGGGCAGACGCACCGCGTTCGACGTCTTGCGCCACAAGCTCGCCTGGGGCGAGGGCCCGCTCCCACCACTGCCAGAGACATGA
- a CDS encoding lipid-A-disaccharide synthase-related protein: protein MNRSEALLVVANGHGEDVVAGRVIEALLARSPGLRVEALPIVGEGRALADAGATLVGPRRALPSGGVTLHGWRYLWADLRAGLIGLTLKQAYWLARARPRAVFVVGDFYAQLMAGLVRSPRRVLQTLVSVHHAHRGGSAGRWFMESFRAPELLLMRRADRVYARDVATAARLRELGVTRAAYLGNPMMDGLDAAPLEGAEASPAGPRVALLPGSRPYAVRSVALMIAAIERVPGALALVAWTLGPCPAPPPGWEADVVDTPGVVAAWRRGATRLWWVSDRFAGVLRSADVALGTAGTANEQAVGVGLPLLVFPLPPDYTAEFVANQARLLGGGVTTCEPAPEKVAAALVRLWHDPVAHENARLAGAERMGPAGASAALARDLEGWLEGGA, encoded by the coding sequence ATGAACCGTAGCGAGGCGCTCTTGGTCGTCGCCAACGGGCACGGCGAGGACGTCGTGGCAGGGCGCGTGATAGAAGCGCTGCTGGCGCGCTCCCCCGGGCTGCGCGTGGAGGCCCTGCCCATCGTCGGCGAGGGCAGGGCGCTCGCCGACGCGGGCGCGACGTTGGTGGGCCCCCGGCGCGCACTGCCCTCGGGGGGCGTGACGCTGCACGGTTGGCGCTACTTGTGGGCCGACCTGCGAGCGGGGCTCATCGGGCTCACGCTGAAGCAGGCCTACTGGCTCGCCAGGGCCAGGCCCCGCGCGGTGTTCGTGGTGGGAGACTTCTACGCACAACTCATGGCCGGCCTGGTCCGCTCTCCCCGGCGCGTGCTGCAGACCTTGGTGTCGGTGCATCACGCTCACCGGGGCGGCTCCGCGGGCCGCTGGTTCATGGAATCGTTCCGCGCGCCGGAACTCCTACTCATGCGGCGAGCCGACAGGGTGTACGCGCGCGACGTGGCGACGGCGGCCAGGCTGCGCGAACTCGGAGTCACTCGCGCCGCGTACCTTGGGAACCCCATGATGGACGGCCTCGACGCGGCGCCCTTGGAAGGCGCCGAAGCGTCGCCGGCGGGGCCCAGGGTGGCGCTGCTCCCCGGCAGCCGCCCGTACGCGGTGCGCAGCGTCGCGCTCATGATCGCGGCCATCGAACGCGTGCCGGGCGCGCTCGCCCTGGTGGCATGGACGTTGGGCCCTTGCCCCGCCCCGCCACCCGGTTGGGAGGCCGACGTGGTCGATACCCCGGGCGTGGTCGCCGCCTGGCGCCGCGGCGCCACCCGCCTCTGGTGGGTGAGCGACAGGTTCGCCGGAGTGCTCCGGAGCGCCGACGTGGCGCTGGGCACGGCCGGCACCGCCAACGAGCAGGCGGTGGGCGTGGGGTTGCCACTGCTGGTGTTCCCGCTGCCGCCCGATTACACGGCGGAGTTCGTGGCCAATCAGGCGCGCCTCCTGGGGGGAGGAGTGACGACCTGCGAGCCTGCGCCCGAGAAGGTAGCGGCGGCCCTCGTGCGCCTGTGGCACGACCCGGTGGCGCACGAGAATGCCCGCCTTGCGGGCGCCGAGCGCATGGGGCCCGCCGGAGCGAGCGCCGCCCTGGCACGCGACCTGGAGGGGTGGTTGGAGGGTGGCGCCTAG
- the zapE gene encoding cell division protein ZapE, which yields MTQLLRVDQLLPPAPPSLKDLRPPRRFAGVAFETYEPQHPTQAAARDLLREFVLGRPWRHRPRAAARQRASRHHAPSWWPWPLAKAEPGAGLYLDGGFGVGKTHLLAATYAAADTPHKRYLSFQELVYLIGAMGMQAAHTEFADSELLCIDEFELDDPGNTLIVKTFLAARFAAGTAVVTTSNTPPEAQGQGRFNADDFRREIQSLAASFQVVPVDGPDFRERTRRGEWLTEAELVRRERDEAAPGPRLSLTWHELLELLRSIHPTRVGGVLAQVGSIYLHGVERLASQNDALRFVHFIDKAYDRQVVLRASGEGPLMDVFDVAYREGAYAKKHHRCLSRLAELLGEGAPEAGGPGRAPALEVAASR from the coding sequence GTGACGCAGTTGTTGAGGGTCGACCAACTTCTGCCGCCGGCCCCGCCTTCTCTCAAGGACCTGCGGCCCCCGCGCCGCTTCGCGGGAGTCGCGTTCGAGACGTACGAGCCACAGCACCCCACCCAGGCGGCCGCCCGCGACCTCCTGCGCGAGTTCGTCCTGGGGCGGCCCTGGCGGCATCGTCCGCGGGCCGCGGCAAGGCAGCGGGCGTCCAGGCACCATGCGCCAAGCTGGTGGCCCTGGCCCCTCGCCAAGGCGGAGCCCGGCGCCGGCCTCTACCTCGACGGCGGCTTCGGCGTGGGCAAGACCCACCTGCTGGCGGCCACGTACGCCGCGGCCGACACGCCGCACAAGCGCTACCTGAGCTTCCAGGAACTCGTCTACCTGATCGGCGCTATGGGCATGCAGGCCGCGCATACCGAGTTCGCCGACTCCGAGCTGCTCTGCATCGACGAGTTCGAACTCGACGACCCCGGCAACACCCTCATCGTGAAGACGTTCCTGGCCGCGCGCTTCGCGGCCGGCACGGCGGTCGTGACGACCTCGAACACGCCGCCGGAGGCCCAGGGCCAGGGGCGCTTCAACGCCGACGACTTCCGGCGCGAGATCCAGTCGCTGGCCGCCTCGTTCCAGGTGGTGCCGGTGGACGGCCCCGACTTCCGCGAGCGCACCAGGCGCGGCGAGTGGTTGACGGAGGCCGAGCTGGTCAGGCGAGAGCGCGACGAGGCGGCGCCCGGACCGCGCCTCTCGCTCACGTGGCACGAACTGCTGGAGTTGCTACGGAGCATCCACCCGACGCGCGTCGGCGGGGTACTGGCACAGGTGGGCAGCATCTACCTCCACGGCGTGGAACGCCTGGCGTCGCAGAACGATGCGCTGCGCTTCGTCCACTTCATCGACAAGGCCTACGACCGCCAGGTGGTCTTGCGCGCCAGCGGTGAGGGGCCGCTCATGGACGTCTTCGACGTGGCCTACCGCGAGGGCGCGTACGCCAAGAAGCATCACCGCTGCCTCTCGCGCTTGGCCGAGTTGCTGGGCGAGGGCGCACCCGAGGCCGGCGGGCCCGGGAGGGCGCCAGCCCTGGAAGTGGCGGCCTCCCGCTAG
- a CDS encoding ABC transporter substrate-binding protein — protein MSRRLLVPVVALFLQVGAVFASSYPLTVVDELGHELTLNAAPARVVSMLPSHTESVCALGACESLVGVDRASNYPAAVSALPGLGDGFAPDLEAIVALEPDLVLVDEYGGLQESLARLGVPVYAGSPQTVAETYAFLSTLGTMLDREAQAAVLVGRLQGEIAGVAAVLRGVSAPTVFVELDPTPYSVGPGSFMGELVSAAGGTNIVTAAMGDFPQVDPEFVVLQDPQVIVLTDAPFGVSVADVAARPGWGGLRAVTAGRVYELDVDQADILSRSGPRLGQAVRLLATLFHPDKF, from the coding sequence ATGTCTAGGCGCCTGCTAGTTCCCGTCGTCGCCCTGTTCTTGCAGGTGGGCGCCGTGTTCGCCTCGTCGTACCCGCTCACGGTGGTCGACGAACTGGGTCACGAGCTGACCCTGAACGCGGCGCCCGCTCGCGTGGTGAGCATGCTGCCCAGCCACACCGAGAGCGTGTGCGCGCTCGGCGCTTGCGAGTCGCTGGTGGGAGTGGACCGTGCCAGCAACTACCCCGCGGCCGTGAGCGCCCTGCCCGGCCTCGGGGACGGGTTCGCCCCCGACCTGGAGGCGATCGTCGCCCTGGAACCCGACCTCGTGCTGGTGGACGAGTACGGCGGACTGCAGGAGAGCCTGGCCCGCTTGGGCGTGCCCGTCTACGCGGGCTCGCCCCAGACCGTGGCCGAAACCTACGCCTTCTTGAGCACCCTCGGCACCATGCTGGACCGTGAGGCCCAGGCGGCCGTGCTCGTGGGGCGGCTGCAGGGCGAGATCGCCGGGGTGGCCGCCGTGCTGCGAGGCGTCAGCGCCCCGACCGTCTTCGTGGAGCTCGATCCCACCCCGTACTCGGTCGGACCAGGCTCGTTCATGGGTGAGTTGGTGTCGGCCGCCGGCGGCACGAACATCGTCACAGCCGCCATGGGCGACTTCCCGCAGGTCGACCCCGAGTTCGTGGTCCTGCAGGACCCCCAGGTCATCGTCTTGACCGACGCCCCCTTCGGTGTGTCGGTCGCCGACGTGGCCGCGAGGCCCGGTTGGGGCGGTCTGCGGGCCGTGACGGCCGGCCGCGTTTACGAGCTGGACGTCGACCAGGCGGACATCCTCAGCCGCTCAGGCCCGCGCCTCGGTCAGGCCGTGAGACTGCTCGCGACCCTCTTCCACCCCGACAAGTTCTGA
- a CDS encoding iron ABC transporter permease, whose amino-acid sequence MTVAAEPRRRRVRPRLAWVLSASVVALLAVMIVAVGLGSVSVGPAEVARAALKGLRGDSLQALDRVVWQLRFPRVVLAAVVGAALALAGTVFQGVFRNPLAEPYLIGTASGAGFGAVLVMSLGASVPLLARLGAPLVAFAFALVTVSLVLFLARQGGAVPTVRLILAGVVVGSLFTAGTSFLLVAAREQAAGILSWLLGGFGFSSWHRVGMMALFALPAMLLVGAFARALDLLQLGEEGAALLGLNVERMKLLLLGVATLVTAAAVSVAGVIGFVGLIVPHAARLALGRPHARLLPVAALWGAAFMVLADLLARMVIAPVEVPVGVVTSLVGGPFFLWLLRRRGGPA is encoded by the coding sequence ATGACCGTAGCGGCGGAGCCTCGTCGGCGGCGCGTCAGGCCGCGGTTGGCCTGGGTGTTGAGCGCCTCGGTGGTGGCGTTGCTGGCGGTCATGATCGTGGCCGTCGGCCTGGGCAGCGTCAGTGTGGGACCAGCCGAGGTCGCCCGAGCGGCTCTCAAAGGCCTGCGGGGCGACTCGTTGCAGGCCCTCGACCGCGTCGTCTGGCAGCTGCGGTTCCCTCGGGTCGTCCTCGCCGCCGTCGTCGGCGCCGCCCTGGCGCTGGCGGGGACGGTGTTCCAGGGAGTGTTCCGCAACCCGCTCGCCGAGCCGTACCTCATCGGTACGGCGAGTGGAGCCGGCTTCGGGGCCGTCCTGGTCATGTCGCTCGGCGCCTCGGTCCCGCTGCTGGCGCGCCTCGGGGCGCCGCTGGTGGCGTTCGCCTTCGCGCTTGTCACGGTATCACTCGTGCTCTTCCTCGCCAGGCAGGGCGGCGCGGTGCCTACCGTCCGGCTCATCCTGGCCGGCGTGGTGGTCGGATCGCTGTTCACCGCCGGAACCTCTTTTCTCCTCGTGGCCGCGCGGGAACAGGCCGCCGGGATCCTCTCGTGGCTGCTGGGCGGCTTCGGCTTCTCCAGCTGGCACCGGGTCGGCATGATGGCGCTCTTCGCGCTCCCGGCCATGCTCCTTGTCGGCGCCTTCGCTCGCGCGCTCGACCTGCTGCAGCTAGGGGAAGAGGGCGCCGCGTTGCTCGGCTTGAACGTGGAGCGCATGAAACTCCTGCTGTTGGGGGTCGCGACCCTCGTGACCGCGGCCGCCGTCAGCGTGGCGGGGGTCATCGGCTTCGTGGGCCTTATCGTGCCGCACGCGGCGCGCCTCGCGCTCGGGCGGCCGCACGCCCGGCTCCTGCCCGTCGCCGCGCTCTGGGGGGCCGCGTTCATGGTCCTGGCCGACCTACTCGCGCGCATGGTGATCGCGCCCGTCGAGGTGCCGGTCGGCGTCGTCACCTCCTTGGTCGGTGGCCCGTTCTTCTTGTGGTTGTTGCGGCGCCGGGGAGGGCCGGCGTGA
- a CDS encoding ABC transporter ATP-binding protein has protein sequence MRAGLELDGVSVEYGRGGAKALDSVSLGVAPGEVVGVVGPNGAGKSTLLRVLTRMVRPSAGVALLDGVPLTRFSRLGLAREVALVAQAPEVPEGFSVREVVAMGRAPHLGLFGTFRSGDEEAVEHAMAVTETTAFAERFVETLSGGERQRVVFARAVAQEPSYLLLDEPTSHLDLRYQVDLLRYARAQAAAGVGVMLVIHDLNLAARSCDRLALLAGGAVVAQGAPGEVLQPGTVERVFRAKVDVLRHGEVPVIVPRF, from the coding sequence GTGAGGGCAGGCCTGGAGCTCGACGGCGTCTCGGTGGAGTACGGCAGGGGAGGTGCCAAGGCGCTGGACTCGGTGAGCCTGGGCGTGGCCCCGGGTGAGGTGGTGGGCGTGGTCGGGCCCAACGGCGCCGGCAAGAGCACCCTGCTGCGGGTCCTCACGCGCATGGTGCGGCCCAGCGCGGGCGTGGCCCTGCTCGACGGGGTGCCGCTGACCAGGTTCTCCCGCCTGGGGCTCGCCCGCGAGGTCGCGCTCGTGGCCCAGGCCCCGGAGGTCCCCGAGGGCTTCAGCGTCCGTGAGGTGGTGGCCATGGGCCGCGCGCCTCACCTGGGGCTCTTCGGCACGTTCCGTAGCGGCGACGAGGAGGCGGTGGAGCACGCCATGGCGGTGACCGAGACGACCGCCTTCGCCGAGCGCTTCGTGGAGACGCTCTCGGGCGGCGAGCGGCAGCGCGTCGTGTTCGCCCGCGCCGTCGCGCAAGAGCCGAGTTACCTGCTGCTCGACGAACCCACCAGCCACCTCGACCTGCGCTACCAGGTGGACCTGTTGCGCTACGCGCGCGCCCAGGCTGCAGCCGGGGTGGGCGTGATGCTCGTCATCCACGACCTCAACCTGGCCGCGCGGAGTTGCGACCGGCTCGCGCTGCTCGCGGGGGGAGCCGTGGTGGCACAGGGGGCGCCAGGTGAGGTGCTGCAACCCGGCACCGTGGAGCGGGTGTTCAGGGCCAAGGTCGACGTCCTTAGGCACGGCGAAGTACCCGTGATCGTGCCGCGCTTCTAA
- a CDS encoding glycosyltransferase, with protein sequence MKIALFTEVFLPKVDGVVTRITRTLEQFAVLGHEVLVFAPHDPPESYAGHRIVRVPALPFRPWYPELFLGLPRPRLGRELDRFQPDVVHVVNPVVLGLWGTALAKQRNLPLLASYHTDITQYALHLKLPILQQPSRRFLRDVHNQAHVNLCTSVPMVKSARALGIRRVRLWPKAVDTDLFRPERRTKAMRERLTDGNPEAPLMTYVGRLSFEKRLDWLLGPVTQLPGVRLALVGSGPAEAELKRRFKGTNTVFTGYMGGLELAAAYASSDVFAFPSDTETLGFVAMEAMASGVPAVGARAGGIPDVIQDGENGFLFTPGDLGDLTQKLRTLLFDPATRKRMGARARADMQRFGWQAATEAMVDFYDLAIKVRHRFDPPSVY encoded by the coding sequence ATGAAGATCGCGCTCTTCACCGAGGTCTTCCTGCCGAAGGTCGACGGGGTGGTCACGCGCATAACGCGCACCCTCGAACAGTTCGCGGTCCTGGGCCACGAGGTCCTCGTCTTCGCGCCGCACGACCCACCCGAGTCTTACGCGGGCCACCGCATCGTGCGGGTTCCGGCCCTACCGTTCAGGCCGTGGTACCCGGAGCTGTTCCTCGGCCTTCCTCGTCCCAGGCTGGGCCGCGAACTCGACCGTTTCCAGCCGGACGTCGTTCACGTCGTCAATCCGGTCGTGTTGGGGCTGTGGGGAACGGCCCTGGCGAAGCAGCGCAACCTGCCCCTGCTGGCGAGCTACCACACCGACATCACGCAGTACGCGCTGCACCTGAAGCTGCCCATCCTCCAGCAGCCCTCGCGGCGCTTCCTTCGCGACGTCCACAACCAGGCGCACGTGAACCTCTGCACGAGCGTCCCCATGGTGAAGTCGGCGCGGGCCTTGGGGATACGCCGCGTGCGCCTCTGGCCGAAGGCGGTGGACACGGACCTCTTCCGCCCCGAGCGCCGGACCAAAGCCATGCGTGAGCGCCTCACGGACGGGAACCCCGAGGCTCCCCTGATGACCTACGTGGGTCGCCTGTCGTTCGAGAAGCGCCTCGACTGGCTGCTCGGACCGGTGACGCAGCTACCCGGGGTGCGCCTGGCCCTCGTGGGCTCCGGACCGGCCGAGGCCGAGCTGAAGCGGCGCTTCAAGGGCACCAACACCGTCTTCACCGGCTACATGGGTGGCCTCGAGCTTGCCGCCGCCTACGCCAGCTCGGACGTCTTCGCGTTCCCCTCCGACACGGAGACGCTCGGCTTCGTCGCCATGGAGGCCATGGCCTCGGGCGTGCCGGCCGTGGGCGCCCGCGCCGGCGGCATCCCGGACGTCATCCAGGACGGGGAGAACGGCTTCCTCTTCACGCCCGGGGACTTGGGCGACCTGACGCAGAAACTGCGGACGCTGCTCTTCGATCCCGCCACCCGCAAGCGCATGGGCGCGAGGGCGCGGGCCGACATGCAACGCTTCGGCTGGCAAGCGGCCACGGAGGCGATGGTGGACTTCTACGACCTGGCCATCAAGGTGCGTCACCGCTTCGACCCGCCTAGCGTCTACTGA
- a CDS encoding NAD-dependent epimerase/dehydratase family protein, producing the protein MKVIILGGDGFCGWPTSLHLSNLGHDVLIVDNLSRRNIDNELEAGSLTPIQPMGVRIAAWKERTGKVIRFVNLDVAQDYAGLLALIEAEHPDAVVHFAEQRAAPYSMKNSRNKRYTVDNNVNATNNLLAAVVESGQDIHLAHLGTMGVYGYGTAGMKIPEGYLKVEVTTDDGKRVPQEFLYPTNPGSIYHMTKSLDQILFAYYAKNDRLRITDLHQGIVWGTNTPETNLDERLINRFDYDGDYGTVLNRFLMQGAVGFPLTVHGTGGQTRAFIHITDTVKCVQLALENPPQRGDRVKILNQMTETHRVRDLATLVAKLTGTKVAHTPNPRREDAENELFVRNDLFLSLGLEPTTLEEGLLTEVTEVAHKYADRADLSKIPATSTWTRENQPGDPALVEPEAVG; encoded by the coding sequence ATGAAGGTCATCATCCTTGGCGGAGACGGCTTCTGCGGCTGGCCAACCAGCCTGCACCTGAGCAACTTGGGGCACGACGTCCTGATCGTCGACAACCTCTCCAGGCGCAACATCGACAACGAGCTGGAGGCCGGGAGCCTCACCCCCATACAACCCATGGGCGTTCGGATCGCCGCCTGGAAGGAGCGGACGGGCAAGGTCATCCGCTTCGTCAACTTGGACGTGGCCCAGGACTACGCCGGCCTGCTCGCCCTGATCGAAGCCGAGCACCCGGACGCCGTGGTGCACTTCGCCGAGCAGCGCGCCGCGCCCTACTCCATGAAGAACAGCCGCAACAAGCGCTACACGGTCGACAACAACGTCAACGCCACCAACAACCTGCTGGCGGCGGTGGTGGAGAGCGGCCAGGACATCCACCTGGCGCACCTGGGCACCATGGGCGTTTACGGCTACGGCACCGCGGGCATGAAGATCCCCGAGGGTTACCTCAAGGTCGAGGTCACGACCGACGACGGTAAGAGGGTGCCGCAGGAGTTCCTCTACCCCACCAACCCCGGCAGCATCTACCACATGACCAAGTCGCTCGATCAGATCCTGTTCGCGTACTACGCGAAGAACGACCGGTTGCGCATCACGGACCTGCATCAGGGCATCGTCTGGGGCACGAACACCCCCGAGACCAACCTCGACGAGCGCCTCATAAACCGGTTCGACTACGACGGCGATTACGGCACCGTCCTCAACCGCTTCCTGATGCAAGGTGCCGTGGGGTTCCCGCTGACGGTGCACGGCACGGGCGGGCAGACCCGGGCGTTCATCCACATCACCGACACCGTGAAGTGCGTGCAGCTCGCCCTCGAGAATCCGCCGCAGCGCGGCGACCGGGTGAAGATCCTCAACCAGATGACCGAGACCCACCGCGTGCGCGACCTGGCCACGCTCGTGGCCAAGCTCACGGGCACCAAGGTGGCCCACACGCCCAACCCCCGGCGCGAGGACGCAGAGAACGAGCTCTTCGTGCGCAACGACCTGTTCTTGAGCCTGGGGCTGGAACCCACCACCCTGGAGGAGGGGCTGCTCACGGAGGTGACCGAGGTGGCCCACAAGTACGCGGACAGGGCCGACCTGTCGAAGATCCCGGCCACGAGCACCTGGACGCGGGAGAACCAGCCGGGAGACCCAGCGCTGGTCGAGCCGGAAGCGGTCGGCTAG
- a CDS encoding glycosyltransferase: MQTALITILYLAELPYLFLMVMVVVGALRRQRVGRTSATPSVSVILPARDEGPTLPRTLASLAAQRYSGRLEFVVVDDRSRDDTREVIERFAASDERFKLVSVQRPSRRLAPKVNAVDHGIRASSGELIVATDADCVHDPNWVAGMASYFVDDVVMVAGYVSTSRPGEARTLLQRFESVDWFTLMLVSRSLTRFGLKYASSANNLAYRRSAFDAVGGFGAAGRAPSGDEDLLTQKLGALPGARLAFADALECRVVTTGVKTAPDLVRQRRRWVSRYHHVLHYHLGFLAGIAVLGLQSVLLTAAALLSLLVPGILPWVLGVWGVKVAIEFVGMGVGTRQWGRRDLWGFTTLWWSLLHPLFIALAVIGSFLKPSAWHAGADGYRTRFFQRRLREFRRRVKEGAVRP, encoded by the coding sequence GTGCAGACTGCACTTATCACCATCTTGTACCTCGCCGAGCTGCCGTACCTGTTCCTCATGGTCATGGTCGTCGTCGGCGCCCTGCGGCGCCAGCGCGTCGGACGCACGTCGGCTACGCCCAGCGTCAGCGTGATCCTGCCCGCCCGCGACGAGGGTCCGACGCTGCCGCGAACCCTCGCCTCGCTGGCCGCCCAGCGCTACTCGGGCCGGCTCGAGTTCGTGGTGGTGGACGACCGTTCCCGGGACGACACGCGAGAAGTGATCGAACGCTTCGCGGCCTCCGACGAGCGCTTCAAGCTCGTGAGCGTCCAGCGGCCCAGTCGCAGGCTTGCGCCGAAGGTGAACGCCGTGGACCACGGCATCAGGGCCTCGAGCGGCGAGCTGATCGTGGCCACCGACGCCGACTGCGTCCACGACCCGAACTGGGTTGCCGGCATGGCGTCTTACTTCGTCGACGACGTGGTGATGGTGGCCGGTTACGTTTCCACCAGCCGGCCCGGCGAGGCGAGGACACTGCTGCAGCGCTTCGAGTCCGTCGACTGGTTCACGCTCATGCTCGTTTCGAGGAGCCTCACCCGCTTCGGGTTGAAGTACGCCAGTAGCGCCAACAACCTCGCCTACCGTCGTTCGGCCTTCGACGCCGTGGGCGGGTTCGGCGCGGCCGGCAGGGCCCCGAGCGGCGACGAGGACCTCCTTACCCAGAAGCTGGGCGCCCTCCCCGGCGCCAGGCTCGCCTTCGCGGACGCCCTGGAGTGCCGCGTAGTCACCACCGGCGTCAAGACCGCGCCCGACCTCGTCAGGCAGCGGCGCAGGTGGGTGAGCCGCTACCATCACGTCCTGCACTACCACCTCGGGTTCCTGGCCGGGATCGCCGTGCTGGGCCTGCAGAGTGTGCTGTTGACGGCGGCGGCCTTGCTGTCCCTGCTGGTGCCCGGGATCCTTCCCTGGGTCCTCGGAGTCTGGGGCGTGAAGGTCGCCATCGAGTTCGTCGGCATGGGCGTCGGCACGCGCCAGTGGGGGCGGCGCGACCTCTGGGGGTTCACCACGCTCTGGTGGTCGCTGCTGCACCCCCTCTTCATCGCGCTGGCCGTGATCGGCTCCTTCCTGAAACCGAGCGCCTGGCATGCGGGTGCCGACGGCTACCGCACGCGCTTCTTCCAGCGGCGCCTGCGCGAGTTCAGGCGCCGGGTGAAAGAAGGCGCCGTCCGACCTTGA